In the genome of Calothrix sp. PCC 6303, the window GTATTCATCACGTTTCTACGGGCGTTGAATCCTCTTAATTTGGCAGAGGTATTGCAACAGTACCAGATGATAATTCGGTGGGAATATCAAGGTGTAAATTTCCCAAATCATCGATAACTGCTGCCAGTTTTATAACTTTCATTTTTTCAGCAGACCCTAGATAAATATTTTATGACTTGTTAATGATGTCTAAAATCGAGCGTGATCGCTTGGCGAAACTATGAGAGATATTACTTTCAACCCCACACCCGACGCAAATTAAACACAAAACCAGGTAACACCCCCTCACCTGACAACTCAGAGGGATTGTCCAACACTTCCACCTCTACACCTGGTCGATAAATTTCTACTTGTCGCTGCTGCGGATTGAGTAACCAAGCTAGCGTTGCACCATTCTCAATATATTCTCTCATCTTCTGTTGCAATGACTCCAATCGATCTGAGCTAGACCTTAACTCAACAACAAAATCGGGGCAAATATTAGCAAAAGTTCCTTTTTGTTCAGTCGTTAGCGCATCCCAGCGTGCTTGACTTACCCAAGAAGCATCGGGAGAACGAGTAGCACCATTGGGTAAAATGAACCCCGTAGAAGAATCAAAAGCTTCACCCAAATTTTCATTTTCTTCGTACCAGCGATCTAGTTGTCCAGTGAGACTGCGGTTACGCTTCCCAGTTTCCCAACCTGTTGGTGGGTTCACAATTAATTCTCCTTGTGCGGTTCTTTCCAGTTTCAAATCTCGGTTTACTGCCGCTAAAGCTGCAAACTGTGCTTGGGTAACACGCAACCCAATGGATGATGGTAACTCCATCGACAGGGTGGGATTCTCTGAATTGGTGACCATCTTGACCTCTTGTAAAATAGAGCTTAGAGAAAAGATGCTTACCCTATTTACTGAATATATTCTACCAGTCTATAAACTTCTAAGCGATCACTTTGTTGGCGTAAAACTATTAGGTAGTGTCATACTCCGTAGGAGTGGTCTAAGCGGAGAGCGTCGCGTCTAATTATGTTAATCATAATTCCTATTTACTTTACATTTCCCCGCTACTACCCTCTGTCAAATTCAACAAAGTCTACAGCATCTGTCGAGCTATTGTAACTATTGGATACGGTTAGTTATTTCCCCACCCCCAGTTTATAAATTGGCAACTAATAACATTCTTGCTTCAATTTCTTGCCAGGTGTTCGGAGAAATTTTCATCGATGCTTGCTTGCATCTAACCATGAGCATATTAATATAAAGATAATCTTCCAAAGTATTGGATTCTTCAGACGACAAAATAGTTAATTCTGGATTTAACTGCAAAGCATTCAACCAAGTTTGAGAAACACGGGAATTATATCCTTGATGAACTTTGTAAGATTCATGAACATTCGGAGCCTTTGCTTTCAAGGTTTCCAAACTCTCCATTAATGTCGTAAAATTGATGTAAGGAAATAAATCAAACTCTTCCAACTCTTGGGCGATCGCCTTATTGATGGCACGGGTAAAAGCGCGGGTTGGAGTTGCCGGACGAGTGGGAGTGCGATTATATTGTGCCATGCGGCTAAAATTAGGATTTATTGCCCGTGCTAAATCCGATATTCGACTCATTTCTAATACATTCGTCAAACTAGGGCTGAGGAGGGTTGCTATCTCAAATGCGCTATCTCTTGCAGTTGCCAGGAATAATGCTGTAGCACGTTTTGCAGCACTAGAGAACTCTGAAGCATTACCTGTGGTTGCTGCATTTACCCAACTCATTAAAGGTCTAATTTTCCTCGCATAAATTGAGTTTGATAGTTGATTCTGTGCAGCTTTTTCCATTATTAATAATAGCTCATCTGAACCACCGCGCATTAATCCCGCAATCAACAAAAATACTTCACGCCAACGTCTATCTAATAAATGCTCGTTGACCATTTTTGCAATTAAGGAATTGTCGATAATATATTGTGCTGTTAGATATTCCTGTAGAGTCAGATGACAGAAAGAAAATACATCCTCCGCACGCTCAACCAATACACCCTGCTGGATTGCTATCGCCTGTAAAATAGATGAGCAATCGATATGCTTGGGTGCATTCAAGTTACTTTCTAAAAAGTATCTAATCTTCTCTAAAATCTCATCCTCGGAAAAAAATAATTGGTCTACCTCATACCCTGTATAAGCAATTTCTGAAAGTAGCATTTCCTGCAATTCAGTTCGCAAACCTTTATAAATCTCCTCCCGCATAATCCGTTTTTCAGCAGCCCATTCTTCTAATAATACTCTTAGAGCTTTTTTGTAAAGTGCGCTGCGATTATTGGGGAAATGTTGGGAATGGTCGTAAACTAGACATAACATTGTTAATAACAAAGGAGTATTTGCTAATTCTTTGGCACCAGAATTGGTCGCTTCGTGTAAAATTTGCCAGCATTTTTGACCAGTTTCTAATTTTTTATCTTCTTCTGATTGAAACCAATTAAAAATAAATTGCTTGATTTGAATACTATCGAATTCCGCCATCGCTACATCGGTAAAACGATAAAAATTATTCATGTATGCGGCTGTACGACAGGAAATAATAAAACGATTTTGATGGTACTTGTCGCCAAAATTCTGAACCATCTCAATCGCATGACTGACTATTTTACTGGGAACCTCATCTAAACCATCGAATAATATTAGTAATTGTCCCGATTCTAATAAATTATTTAAAGCAGATTCCGCATCTGGAAAACCACAAATATCGAATTCATGAATCAACAATTCTTCCAAAGTGATATCCTTGGAATTTATTCTTTTCATTTCGATGAAAACAGGAATACATTCGTGCTTGTATTCACCCTTATTCCCCTTCAGCGCTTCCAAAGCAATCTTTCTTAAAAAAGTTGATTTGCCAACACCGGGTCCACCAAGTACCATCAAATATTGCTTCTCATTGGCAACAGCTAAACCATCTTGCCTTGGCGAATTTTGTGATTGAAAGCTGCGATTTTCGCGGTAAGCTTTTTCCAGATTTTCAATCGACTCGAAACGACGAATATCACTATTATTTAAAAACTGGACTGTTGTATAAATTGACTCTAAAGCCACTGGTTCGCGCATTCCCAGAACTTTTAAGATACCGTGACGATCTGTATAATTTTTTATATATTGCCGAGATGCTTCAAAAAACAACTGCTGAGTCTTCAAATCGACCATCTTCCCGATTTTTGCCATCCCTTTCCAGCCTTTTTCGATAAAAAGACCAGCTAGGCTTTCAGTTGCTTTTCCGATTAGAAGTTCGGTGACAATCATGGCAGCGTTCCTAAATAACTATGATTAAGTATAATTACGGGATACTCTCTGGCTGCTGCTGTTTCCGGATTATTGAAGCATGAGTATAATATTTTGCTTGCAAATAAAATAAATCATTAAAGCTGCGTTGAGTATAAAGCTGGCTTA includes:
- a CDS encoding Uma2 family endonuclease, which produces MVTNSENPTLSMELPSSIGLRVTQAQFAALAAVNRDLKLERTAQGELIVNPPTGWETGKRNRSLTGQLDRWYEENENLGEAFDSSTGFILPNGATRSPDASWVSQARWDALTTEQKGTFANICPDFVVELRSSSDRLESLQQKMREYIENGATLAWLLNPQQRQVEIYRPGVEVEVLDNPSELSGEGVLPGFVFNLRRVWG
- a CDS encoding NACHT domain-containing protein codes for the protein MIVTELLIGKATESLAGLFIEKGWKGMAKIGKMVDLKTQQLFFEASRQYIKNYTDRHGILKVLGMREPVALESIYTTVQFLNNSDIRRFESIENLEKAYRENRSFQSQNSPRQDGLAVANEKQYLMVLGGPGVGKSTFLRKIALEALKGNKGEYKHECIPVFIEMKRINSKDITLEELLIHEFDICGFPDAESALNNLLESGQLLILFDGLDEVPSKIVSHAIEMVQNFGDKYHQNRFIISCRTAAYMNNFYRFTDVAMAEFDSIQIKQFIFNWFQSEEDKKLETGQKCWQILHEATNSGAKELANTPLLLTMLCLVYDHSQHFPNNRSALYKKALRVLLEEWAAEKRIMREEIYKGLRTELQEMLLSEIAYTGYEVDQLFFSEDEILEKIRYFLESNLNAPKHIDCSSILQAIAIQQGVLVERAEDVFSFCHLTLQEYLTAQYIIDNSLIAKMVNEHLLDRRWREVFLLIAGLMRGGSDELLLIMEKAAQNQLSNSIYARKIRPLMSWVNAATTGNASEFSSAAKRATALFLATARDSAFEIATLLSPSLTNVLEMSRISDLARAINPNFSRMAQYNRTPTRPATPTRAFTRAINKAIAQELEEFDLFPYINFTTLMESLETLKAKAPNVHESYKVHQGYNSRVSQTWLNALQLNPELTILSSEESNTLEDYLYINMLMVRCKQASMKISPNTWQEIEARMLLVANL